A genome region from Micromonospora peucetia includes the following:
- a CDS encoding non-ribosomal peptide synthetase, whose product MTGHDGLDLVAAVAAVLCHRLSAATCVVVRGPRGDLPVRVSPDSTMTEVREQTRGLHPDPTVVLLAPDGPGSDRPTPDRPASGESVDVVLAAPTTGDGASAVLDGVPVRFARYHGDPEYLRERLDTLCAWLTAHPDRPVREAALVGPVERGTLLGFNPAPTPAPRTPVHETICRQAERTPDAVALRGGGRDRSYRQLLDEAAALAGRLRAEGVGPGSVVGLCAERSPEMVVAVLGVLLAGGAYLPLDPSHPRLRLDLMLGAADAVLVLADEAGRAALGCGGTPSVPVRPLAGGDLPAAPVDWRDYRAPEEVVRGLSYVIFTSGSTGAPKGVQMTHLSLANRLVWMRDAYRVGPGDVVLLKTPYTFDVSVWELLWAFMTGATLVTAEAQAHRDPQEMVDVIARESVTTVHFVPSMLALFVEEAGLGRCTGLRRVICSGEALPPKLVNKLTAALPQVEVHNLYGPTEAAIDVTAWPCRRPEPDDTVPIGRPITNVAAYVLDERGELAPLGRPGELVVGGDCLARGYAGRPDLTAERFVEVDVAGWRQRVYRTGDLAWWSPDGHLHYGGRIDTQVKIRGQRVELGEIESVLNRHPPVANSVVLLRDDLGAAATLVAYVVPERDADPAAVAEPALRALMARQLPEHMVPLRYVVLPELPATANGKVDRRALPAPPARIRRRVAPVDTVPSAAPGRSRGSDRTLGPAPPVQYRPS is encoded by the coding sequence ATGACCGGCCACGACGGTCTGGACCTGGTGGCGGCGGTGGCCGCCGTACTCTGCCACCGCCTGTCGGCCGCGACCTGCGTCGTCGTGCGCGGCCCGCGCGGCGACCTCCCGGTGCGGGTGTCCCCGGACAGCACCATGACCGAGGTACGCGAGCAGACCCGCGGCCTGCACCCGGACCCCACCGTAGTGCTCCTCGCGCCTGACGGGCCAGGGTCTGACCGGCCCACTCCGGACAGGCCCGCGTCGGGCGAATCCGTGGACGTCGTGCTGGCGGCGCCCACGACGGGCGACGGGGCGTCAGCGGTCCTGGACGGGGTGCCGGTCCGGTTCGCCCGCTACCACGGCGATCCCGAGTACCTGCGGGAGCGCCTGGACACCCTGTGCGCCTGGCTCACCGCCCATCCGGACCGGCCGGTGCGGGAGGCCGCGCTGGTCGGCCCGGTCGAACGCGGGACACTGCTCGGCTTCAACCCCGCGCCGACCCCCGCGCCGCGCACGCCCGTGCACGAGACGATCTGCCGCCAGGCGGAGCGCACCCCCGACGCCGTGGCGCTGCGCGGCGGCGGACGGGACCGCAGCTACCGCCAACTCCTGGACGAGGCGGCGGCGTTGGCCGGGCGGCTGCGCGCCGAGGGCGTGGGCCCCGGGTCGGTGGTCGGGCTGTGCGCCGAGCGGAGCCCCGAGATGGTGGTCGCGGTGCTCGGCGTCCTGCTGGCCGGCGGGGCGTACCTGCCGCTGGATCCGTCCCACCCGCGCCTGCGGCTGGACCTCATGCTCGGCGCGGCCGACGCTGTGCTCGTACTCGCCGACGAGGCGGGGCGGGCCGCGTTGGGCTGCGGCGGCACGCCGTCCGTGCCCGTACGGCCACTGGCGGGCGGTGACCTGCCCGCCGCACCGGTCGACTGGCGCGACTACCGGGCACCCGAGGAGGTGGTGCGGGGGCTGTCGTACGTCATCTTCACCTCCGGCTCCACCGGGGCACCCAAGGGCGTGCAGATGACGCACCTGTCGTTGGCCAACCGGCTGGTGTGGATGCGCGACGCGTACCGCGTCGGTCCCGGCGACGTGGTGCTGCTGAAGACGCCGTACACCTTCGACGTGTCGGTGTGGGAGCTGCTGTGGGCGTTCATGACCGGCGCGACACTGGTCACGGCCGAGGCGCAGGCGCACCGCGACCCGCAGGAGATGGTCGACGTCATCGCCCGCGAGTCGGTGACGACGGTGCACTTCGTGCCGTCCATGCTCGCCCTCTTCGTCGAGGAGGCCGGCCTGGGCCGCTGCACCGGCCTGCGCCGGGTGATCTGCAGCGGGGAGGCGCTGCCGCCGAAGCTGGTCAACAAGCTCACCGCCGCCCTGCCGCAGGTCGAGGTGCACAACCTGTACGGGCCCACCGAGGCCGCCATCGACGTCACCGCCTGGCCGTGCCGCCGGCCCGAACCGGACGACACCGTACCCATCGGCCGGCCGATCACGAACGTCGCCGCGTACGTCCTCGACGAGCGCGGCGAACTGGCCCCGCTGGGCCGGCCCGGGGAGCTGGTCGTCGGCGGGGACTGCCTGGCCCGGGGGTACGCCGGACGACCCGACCTGACCGCGGAGCGGTTCGTCGAGGTGGACGTCGCCGGATGGCGGCAGCGGGTGTACCGCACCGGCGACCTGGCCTGGTGGTCGCCGGACGGGCACCTGCACTACGGCGGGCGCATCGACACGCAGGTGAAGATCCGCGGGCAGCGGGTGGAGCTCGGTGAGATCGAGTCGGTGCTCAACCGGCACCCACCCGTCGCCAACAGCGTCGTGCTGCTGCGCGACGACCTGGGCGCCGCGGCGACCCTGGTGGCGTACGTGGTGCCCGAACGCGACGCCGACCCGGCGGCCGTGGCCGAACCCGCGCTGCGCGCCCTCATGGCACGACAGTTGCCCGAGCACATGGTGCCGCTGCGGTACGTGGTCCTGCCGGAGTTGCCCGCGACCGCGAACGGCAAGGTCGACCGGCGCGCACTGCCCGCCCCGCCGGCCCGGATCCGCCGCCGGGTGGCGCCCGTCGACACCGTCCCGAGCGCCGCGCCCGGCCGGAGCCGGGGTTCCGACAGAACGCTGGGCCCGGCACCGCCCGTTCAATACCGTCCGTCGTAG
- a CDS encoding type I polyketide synthase — translation MNGDIAIVGMAGRFPGAADVWEYWSNVVAGKITISELTRGELLAAGVPADRLDDPAYVPARGVLADPDLFDAAFFGITPREAETMDPQHRLLMQTAWATLESAGLATGQPFGRVGVFAGAGFNYYALNHVYAQPGLVETQGLLSVVLGNEKDHLAAKVAYRLDLGGPAITVQTACSTSLVAVHLACQSLRTGDSDVALAGGACVAVPQQAGYLYETKGIMSPDGACRPFDASAAGTVPGNGVAMVALKRAEDARRDGDPVYALIRGSAVNNDGGMKVGYTAPGIAGQVDVLTRAYASAGVDPATVGYLEAHGTATEVGDAIELSALTEVFRRGEQPCSIGSVKANVGHLDAAAGVTGLIKAALALHFRQIPPLAGLKQARPELLDGSTPFTVDSVARQWDADGPRRAAVSSFGLGGTNAHVVLQEADGPVEPDPGAAEGHTELIVLSGRAPEAVREAAAQLGEHLRQRPDLAVADVALTSQTYRRHFPHRLAVAAHDVPAALVRLRRAPVREAARRPSVVFLFPGQGAEFPAMSRGLYDRYPSFRADLDHGAGLLAPVLGLDLRDALVDDDPHGVVHRTDVTQPALALHELALGRLLVSWGVRPAAMVGHSIGEFAAAALAGEMAADDMLRLVATRGRLMQDAPEGGMLAVLASPAALTEQLAGLDDLDVAARNAPELTVLAGPVAQLAVFRERLDAAGVQCRALPARRAFHSRMMADAARLLAAEADRVAQRPRTVPVVSSVDGTLLGKGLPRTEGYWAAQLRSPVRYHDALLTALDLPDPVLVEVGPGTTLTGLARQSGRRVPAFTLQPRPAQRADAGDVLAGLGGLWTAGASVDWASVRGGSGARRVALPTYPFARTRHWLDAAPPRPAPDPQEPTPPPAGDGENEVVKEIMELWGRMLGSAEIGPDANFFTLGGESLLFIRMITQVQRRFGVRIPVDTLSADPTPRTLAGLVTA, via the coding sequence ATGAACGGCGACATCGCGATCGTAGGCATGGCGGGCCGGTTCCCGGGCGCCGCCGACGTCTGGGAGTACTGGTCCAACGTGGTCGCCGGGAAGATCACGATCAGCGAGCTGACCCGCGGCGAACTGCTGGCCGCGGGCGTGCCCGCGGACCGGCTCGACGACCCCGCGTACGTGCCGGCGCGCGGTGTGCTGGCCGACCCGGACCTGTTCGACGCCGCCTTCTTCGGCATCACGCCGCGGGAGGCCGAGACCATGGACCCGCAGCACCGGCTGCTGATGCAGACGGCGTGGGCCACCCTGGAGTCCGCCGGGCTGGCCACCGGGCAGCCCTTCGGCCGGGTCGGCGTGTTCGCCGGCGCCGGGTTCAACTACTACGCGCTCAACCACGTGTACGCGCAGCCCGGCCTGGTCGAGACCCAGGGGCTGCTGTCGGTCGTGCTGGGCAACGAGAAGGACCACCTGGCCGCGAAGGTCGCGTACCGGCTGGACCTGGGCGGTCCCGCGATCACCGTGCAGACCGCCTGCTCGACCTCGCTGGTGGCGGTGCACCTGGCCTGCCAGAGCCTGCGTACCGGCGACTCCGACGTCGCGCTCGCCGGCGGCGCCTGCGTGGCCGTGCCGCAACAGGCCGGCTACCTCTACGAGACGAAGGGCATCATGTCGCCCGACGGGGCGTGTCGGCCCTTCGACGCCTCGGCCGCCGGAACCGTCCCCGGCAACGGTGTCGCGATGGTGGCGCTGAAGCGCGCCGAGGACGCCCGCCGCGACGGGGACCCCGTGTACGCCCTGATCAGGGGATCGGCGGTGAACAACGACGGCGGCATGAAGGTCGGCTACACCGCGCCCGGCATCGCCGGGCAGGTCGACGTGCTGACCCGCGCGTACGCCTCCGCCGGCGTCGACCCCGCCACCGTCGGCTACCTGGAGGCGCACGGCACCGCCACCGAGGTCGGCGACGCGATCGAACTGTCGGCGCTGACCGAGGTGTTCCGTCGGGGCGAGCAGCCGTGCTCGATCGGCTCGGTCAAGGCCAACGTCGGCCACCTCGACGCGGCGGCCGGGGTCACCGGGCTGATCAAGGCCGCGCTGGCGCTGCACTTCCGGCAGATCCCGCCACTGGCCGGCCTCAAGCAGGCCCGGCCCGAGCTGCTCGACGGCTCGACCCCGTTCACCGTGGACAGTGTGGCCCGCCAGTGGGACGCCGACGGGCCGCGCCGGGCGGCGGTCAGCTCCTTCGGTCTGGGCGGCACCAACGCCCACGTGGTGCTCCAGGAGGCCGACGGGCCGGTTGAGCCCGATCCCGGCGCGGCCGAAGGTCACACCGAGCTGATCGTGCTGTCCGGGCGTGCCCCGGAGGCGGTCCGCGAGGCTGCCGCACAGCTGGGCGAGCACCTGCGGCAGCGCCCCGACCTGGCCGTCGCCGACGTCGCGCTGACGTCGCAGACGTACCGCAGGCACTTCCCACACCGGCTCGCGGTCGCCGCGCACGACGTTCCCGCGGCGCTGGTCCGGCTGCGCCGGGCGCCGGTCCGCGAGGCCGCCCGCCGGCCGAGCGTCGTGTTCCTGTTCCCGGGGCAGGGTGCGGAGTTCCCCGCCATGTCGCGGGGCCTCTACGACCGCTACCCGTCCTTCCGGGCGGACCTCGACCACGGGGCGGGGCTGCTGGCCCCGGTCCTGGGGCTGGACCTGCGCGACGCGCTGGTCGACGACGACCCGCACGGGGTCGTGCACCGCACCGACGTCACCCAGCCGGCACTGGCGCTGCACGAGCTCGCGCTCGGCAGGCTGCTGGTGTCGTGGGGCGTACGCCCGGCCGCGATGGTCGGCCACTCGATCGGCGAGTTCGCAGCCGCCGCGCTGGCCGGTGAGATGGCCGCCGACGACATGCTGCGCCTGGTCGCGACCCGCGGCAGGCTGATGCAGGACGCGCCCGAGGGCGGGATGCTGGCCGTGCTCGCGTCGCCGGCCGCCCTGACGGAGCAGCTGGCGGGCCTGGACGACCTCGACGTGGCCGCGCGCAACGCCCCCGAGTTGACGGTGTTGGCCGGGCCGGTGGCGCAGCTAGCCGTGTTCCGGGAGCGCCTCGACGCGGCCGGGGTGCAGTGCCGGGCGTTGCCCGCGCGGCGCGCCTTCCACTCGCGGATGATGGCCGACGCGGCGCGGCTGCTCGCCGCCGAGGCCGACCGCGTCGCGCAGCGGCCCCGGACGGTCCCGGTGGTCAGCAGCGTCGACGGCACGCTGCTCGGCAAGGGGCTGCCGCGCACCGAGGGCTACTGGGCCGCGCAGTTGCGCAGCCCCGTGCGCTACCACGACGCGCTGCTGACCGCGCTGGACCTGCCCGACCCGGTCCTGGTCGAGGTCGGGCCGGGCACCACGCTGACCGGCTTGGCCCGGCAGAGCGGGCGACGGGTGCCCGCATTCACCCTGCAACCCCGGCCGGCCCAGCGGGCGGACGCCGGCGACGTGCTCGCCGGACTCGGCGGGCTGTGGACCGCCGGAGCATCCGTGGACTGGGCCTCGGTGCGTGGTGGGAGCGGGGCGCGGCGGGTCGCGCTGCCCACGTACCCGTTCGCCCGTACCCGGCACTGGCTCGACGCCGCGCCGCCGCGCCCGGCCCCGGACCCCCAGGAGCCGACGCCGCCCCCCGCCGGCGACGGCGAGAACGAGGTGGTGAAGGAGATCATGGAGCTGTGGGGCAGGATGCTCGGCTCTGCCGAGATCGGACCGGACGCGAACTTCTTCACCCTCGGCGGTGAGTCGCTGCTGTTCATCCGCATGATCACCCAGGTGCAGCGCAGGTTCGGGGTGCGCATCCCGGTGGACACGCTGTCGGCCGATCCCACGCCGCGCACGCTGGCCGGGCTGGTGACGGCATGA
- a CDS encoding non-ribosomal peptide synthetase yields MAAPDLTDWTPLAARVLGLPPGQLRESAGTESFVALGGTSLQAIALVSLGQRELRAHVDSARLLSALPLAHALAGAVEHVDTAPPVAARRPTELELLPGQRSMLAAHLLDRDAPYHLMFTLEADGPLDAARTRSALRELATRHETLRTRFVRDPRQARIVLPAPYEPRLLHQTLPDDDPVRAVHDLYGRSAARLLRPFEQPPVVFVLTRAGRRDLLTMLVHHTISDGWSIGVLWREFAEFYAGAGPAGAAPSPDWVGSRLAAREASGALDDALTRIAARLDGAPSTVALPTDLPPVVEADGRGERLHFHLDAATTRAATELARHCRVTVTSVAMAAWALAASRRAGLTDLVLGVPAAGRFEADMADIVGLCTRVVPVRCATADDVSARDYVRGVAASLAEAAADADVPFERVVSGLGVATDPGRNPLAQFGFAAHHELVPDELVVGGRGWRVHEGHCHGAVFDALLYLQSWSDRPRFALEYATSALTAADAGELAESFRAALRELAAAPGAALRDVTTLSAGQHARLRELGAGGSHDTADDVWSRFAAHAESAGERIALVDTHTGRTLTYRELHGHAVAQAGLLHACGVRAGDAVILELPRSAAEAVAVLGVLRLGAYYVAVDQHATGEWRAHLAAAVAPRARLGADAPGPEWSGAADCALACPGVPAPAGQTGGDRPVGAAPTDPARTAYVSFTSGSTGVPKGVVVPHRAVLRLADDPDLFADPAGMRITRLSPLAFDASTLELLVPLANGDTVVVFPPGEPTPSGLAEFLRTAGITHAWLTSGVFHLVADHRPDAFAGLRQLFTGGGVVSPAHVRRVLRACPGLRVTNAYGPTENTTFTTTYPVDHADATPDPLPIGTPVHGTDLYVVDPSGRPVPPGAVGELCTAGTGLADGYLNDPVRTDASFVRHDDPGVRLYRTGDLVRWGADGQLRFLGRNDRQVKIAGHRVELVDVERRLRAQPGVRDAVVFTTGDPVTGVRLCAALKPGPGGLDVAGVRRAVEAELAPYARPQQWVTVAEFPLDRNGKVDLRALGALAGVPQPADATSVGVPPADAVVADAAVADATPADAVVGRSARIPAQRSASLVEFEELVTGAWVEALGTDDFDVDEAFFDVGGESLRLAIVRRLLQERLAGRTIPLTDLYRFPTVQTLARHLHTQTEGAGASS; encoded by the coding sequence ACCGACTGGACGCCGCTCGCCGCGCGGGTGCTCGGTCTCCCGCCCGGACAGCTGCGGGAGTCGGCGGGCACCGAGTCGTTCGTCGCGCTGGGCGGCACCTCGCTACAGGCCATCGCCCTGGTCTCGCTGGGCCAGCGTGAGCTGCGGGCGCACGTGGACAGCGCCCGGCTGCTGTCGGCGCTGCCACTGGCGCATGCGCTGGCCGGCGCGGTGGAGCACGTGGACACCGCGCCGCCGGTGGCCGCGCGGCGGCCCACCGAGCTGGAGCTGCTGCCCGGCCAGCGGTCCATGCTGGCCGCGCACCTGCTGGACCGGGACGCGCCGTACCACCTGATGTTCACGCTGGAGGCGGACGGGCCGCTCGACGCGGCCCGGACCCGGTCGGCGCTGCGGGAGCTGGCGACCCGGCACGAGACGCTGCGCACCCGCTTCGTCCGCGATCCGCGCCAGGCCCGAATCGTGCTGCCCGCGCCGTACGAGCCGCGGCTGCTGCACCAGACGCTGCCCGACGACGACCCGGTACGCGCCGTGCACGACCTGTACGGCCGCTCGGCCGCGCGGTTGCTGCGCCCCTTCGAACAGCCGCCGGTCGTCTTCGTGCTGACCCGCGCCGGGCGCCGCGACCTGCTGACCATGCTGGTGCACCACACGATCAGCGACGGCTGGAGCATCGGGGTGCTGTGGCGCGAGTTCGCCGAGTTCTACGCCGGTGCCGGTCCGGCGGGTGCGGCGCCGTCACCGGACTGGGTCGGCTCGCGGCTGGCCGCGCGGGAGGCGTCCGGGGCGCTGGACGACGCGCTGACCCGGATCGCGGCCCGGCTGGACGGCGCGCCGTCGACGGTGGCGCTGCCCACCGACCTCCCACCGGTCGTCGAGGCCGACGGTCGGGGCGAGCGCCTGCACTTCCACCTCGACGCGGCGACGACGCGGGCCGCGACCGAGCTGGCCCGGCACTGCCGGGTGACGGTGACGTCGGTGGCCATGGCGGCGTGGGCGTTGGCCGCGTCCCGCCGGGCGGGCCTGACCGACCTGGTGCTCGGAGTGCCGGCGGCGGGCCGGTTCGAGGCGGACATGGCCGACATCGTGGGTCTGTGCACCCGGGTCGTACCGGTGCGCTGCGCGACCGCTGACGACGTCAGCGCGCGGGACTACGTACGCGGTGTCGCCGCGTCGCTGGCCGAAGCCGCCGCCGACGCCGACGTGCCGTTCGAGCGGGTCGTCTCGGGGCTCGGTGTCGCCACCGACCCCGGCCGCAACCCGCTGGCACAGTTCGGCTTCGCCGCCCACCACGAGCTGGTGCCCGACGAGCTGGTCGTCGGCGGGCGCGGCTGGCGGGTGCACGAGGGCCACTGTCACGGCGCGGTGTTCGACGCGCTGCTCTACCTACAGTCGTGGTCGGACCGGCCGCGCTTCGCCCTGGAGTACGCGACCTCGGCGCTCACCGCCGCCGACGCCGGGGAACTGGCCGAGTCGTTCCGGGCCGCGCTGCGGGAGCTGGCCGCCGCTCCGGGCGCCGCCCTGCGCGACGTCACGACCCTCTCGGCGGGGCAGCACGCCCGGCTGCGGGAGCTGGGCGCGGGCGGGTCGCACGACACGGCCGACGACGTGTGGAGCCGGTTCGCGGCGCACGCGGAGTCCGCGGGCGAGCGGATCGCGCTGGTCGACACGCACACCGGGCGCACGCTGACCTACCGTGAGCTGCACGGGCACGCGGTCGCGCAGGCGGGGCTGCTGCACGCGTGCGGCGTGCGCGCCGGCGACGCGGTGATCCTGGAGCTGCCACGCTCGGCCGCCGAGGCGGTGGCGGTGCTGGGCGTGCTGCGGCTGGGCGCGTACTACGTCGCGGTCGACCAGCACGCCACCGGCGAGTGGCGGGCACACCTCGCCGCCGCCGTCGCGCCACGGGCCCGACTCGGCGCGGACGCGCCCGGCCCGGAGTGGTCGGGCGCCGCCGACTGCGCCCTGGCCTGCCCGGGCGTTCCGGCGCCGGCCGGGCAGACCGGCGGCGACCGCCCGGTCGGGGCGGCCCCGACCGACCCGGCGCGGACCGCGTACGTCTCGTTCACGTCGGGCTCCACCGGGGTGCCCAAGGGCGTGGTGGTGCCGCACCGGGCGGTGCTGCGGCTGGCCGACGATCCCGACCTGTTCGCCGACCCGGCGGGCATGCGGATCACACGGCTGTCCCCGCTGGCGTTCGACGCGTCCACGTTGGAGCTGCTGGTGCCGCTGGCCAACGGCGACACGGTGGTGGTGTTCCCGCCCGGGGAACCGACACCGAGCGGCCTGGCCGAGTTCCTGCGCACCGCCGGGATCACCCACGCCTGGCTCACCTCGGGCGTGTTCCACCTGGTCGCCGACCACCGCCCGGACGCGTTCGCCGGGCTGCGGCAGCTGTTCACCGGCGGCGGCGTGGTCTCCCCGGCGCACGTGCGCCGGGTGCTGCGGGCCTGCCCGGGGCTGCGCGTCACCAACGCCTACGGCCCCACCGAGAACACCACGTTCACCACGACGTACCCGGTCGACCACGCCGACGCGACGCCGGACCCGCTGCCGATCGGCACGCCGGTGCACGGCACCGACCTGTACGTCGTCGATCCGTCGGGGCGTCCCGTCCCGCCGGGTGCGGTCGGCGAGCTGTGCACGGCGGGCACCGGGCTCGCCGACGGCTACCTCAACGACCCCGTACGCACCGACGCGTCGTTCGTCCGGCACGACGACCCCGGCGTGCGCCTGTACCGCACCGGGGACCTGGTGCGCTGGGGCGCGGACGGGCAGCTGCGTTTCCTGGGCCGCAACGACCGTCAGGTGAAGATCGCCGGGCACCGGGTCGAGCTGGTCGACGTCGAGCGCAGGCTGCGGGCGCAGCCGGGGGTGCGCGACGCGGTGGTGTTCACCACCGGCGACCCGGTGACGGGCGTACGCCTGTGTGCCGCGCTCAAGCCCGGACCCGGCGGCCTGGACGTGGCCGGCGTACGCCGGGCGGTGGAGGCAGAGCTGGCCCCCTACGCCCGGCCGCAGCAGTGGGTGACGGTGGCCGAGTTCCCGCTCGACCGCAACGGCAAGGTCGACCTGCGGGCCCTGGGCGCGCTGGCCGGCGTGCCGCAGCCGGCCGACGCGACGTCGGTCGGGGTACCGCCGGCCGACGCGGTGGTCGCCGACGCCGCGGTGGCCGACGCGACGCCGGCCGACGCGGTGGTGGGACGGTCGGCGCGGATCCCCGCCCAGCGCTCGGCGTCGCTGGTCGAGTTCGAGGAGCTGGTGACGGGGGCCTGGGTGGAGGCGCTCGGCACCGACGACTTCGACGTCGACGAGGCGTTCTTCGACGTGGGCGGGGAGTCGCTGCGGCTGGCGATCGTGCGCCGGCTGCTCCAGGAGCGGCTGGCCGGCCGGACCATCCCGCTGACCGACCTCTACCGCTTCCCCACCGTCCAGACGCTGGCCAGGCATCTGCACACCCAGACCGAAGGAGCAGGCGCATCCTCATGA